The following proteins are encoded in a genomic region of Vicugna pacos chromosome 16, VicPac4, whole genome shotgun sequence:
- the AANAT gene encoding serotonin N-acetyltransferase, whose product MSTQSIYYLKPVTLHLPPGIPESPSRQRRHTLPASEFRCLTPEDAAGVFEIEREAFISVSGICPLNLDEVRHFLTLCPELSLGWFVEGRLVAFIIGSLWDKERLTQESLTLHRPGGHTAHLHVLAVHRTFRQQGKGSILLWRYLHHLGGQPAVRRAVLMCEDPLVPFYERFGFHPVGPCDVTVGSLAFTELQCSLWGHTSLRRNSDC is encoded by the exons ATGTCCACTCAGAGCATCTACTACCTAAAGCCCGTGACTCTGCACCTGCCCCCTGGGATCCCCGAGTCCCCGAGTCGCCAGCGGCGCCACACACTCCCCGCCAGTGAGTTTCGCTGCCTCACCCCAGAGGATGCTGCCGGGGTGTTTGAGATTGAGCGTGAAG CCTTCATCTCTGTCTCGGGCATCTGCCCCCTGAATCTGGACGAGGTCCGGCACTTCCTGACCCTGTGTCCTGAGCTGTCCCTGGGCTGGTTCGTGGAGGGCCGCCTTGTGGCCTTCATCATTGGCTCCCTGTGGGACAAGGAGAGACTCACTCAG GAGTCGCTGACGCTGCACAGGCCCGGGGGCCACACAGCCCACCTGCATGTGCTGGCCGTGCACCGCACCTTCCGGCAGCAGGGCAAGGGCTCCATCCTGCTCTGGCGCTACCTGCACCACCTGGGCGGCCAGCCGGCCGTGCGCCGGGCCGTGCTCATGTGCGAGGACCCGCTGGTGCCCTTCTACGAGAGGTTCGGTTTCCACCCTGTGGGCCCGTGCGATGTCACCGTGGGCTCACTGGCCTTCACGGAGCTCCAGTGTTCCCTGTGGGGCCACACCTCCCTGCGCAGGAACAGTGACTGCTGA
- the RHBDF2 gene encoding inactive rhomboid protein 2: MCTPDFLPGRWDDSCPAPLPTMASADRSGGSVSSVSSSRLQSRKPPNLSITIPPPETPAPSEQASMLPQRPRNPAYLKSVSLQEPRGRWQEGGSEKRPGFRRQASLSQSIRKGAAQWFGVSGDWELKRQHWQRRSLHHCSVRYGRLKASCQRDLELPSQEVPSFQGTESPKPCKLPKIVDPLARGRAFRHPDEVDRPHAPHPPLTPGVLSLTSFTSVRSGYSHLPRRKRMSVAHMSFQAAAAFLKGRSVLDAAGQRCRVVKRSFAYPSFLEEDAVDGVETFDSSFFSKEEMSSMPDDVFESPPLSASYFRGLPHSASPVSPDGVQIPLKEYGGAPAPMPRRGRRIASKVKHFAFDRKKRHYGLGVVGTWLNRSYRRSISSTVQRQLEGFDSHRPYFTYWLTFVHIIITLLVICTYGIAPVGFAQHVTTQLVLRNKGVYESVKYIQQENFWIGPSSIDLIHLGAKFSPCIRKDQQIEQLVLREQDLERDSGCCVQNDHSGCIQTQRKDCSETLATFVKWQDDTGPPMDKSDLGQKRTSGAVCHQDPRTCEEPASSGAHIWPDDITKWPICTEQARSNRSGFLHLDCEIRGRPCCIGTKGSCEITTREYCEFMHGYFHEEATLCSQVHCLDEVCGLLPFLNPEVPDQFYRLWLSLFLHAGVVHCLVSVVFQMTILRDLEKLAGWHRISIIFILSGITGNLASTIFLPYRAEVGPAGSQFGLLACLFVELFQSWELLERPWKAFLNLLVVVLFLFVCGLLPWIDNIAHIVGFLSGLLLAFAFLPYITFGTSDKYRKRALILVSLLVFAGLFASLVVWLYVYPIHWPWIEYLTCFPFTSRFCEKYELDQVLH; the protein is encoded by the exons ATGTGCACACCTGACTTCCTTCCTGGAAGATGGGATGACAG CTGCCCTGCCCCCCTGCCCACCATGGCCTCCGCTGACAGAAGTGGCGGGAGTGTCTCCTCGGTGTCCAGCAGCCGCCTGCAGAGCCGGAAGCCACCCAACCTGTCCATCACCATCCCTCCGCCTGAGACCCCGGCCCCCAGCGAGCAGGCCAGCATGCTGCCCCAG AGGCCCAGGAATCCAGCCTACCTGAAGAGCGTCAGCCTCCAGGAGCCGCGGGGACGatggcaggagggcgggtcggaGAAGCGCCCTGGCTTCCGCCGCCAGGCCTCCCTGTCCCAGAGCATCCGCAA GGGTGCAGCCCAGTGGTTCGGGGTCAGTGGCGACTGGGAGCTGAAGCGACAGCACTGGCAGCGCAGGAGCCTGCACCACTGCAGCGTCCGCTACGGCCGCCTCAAGGCCTCGTGCCAGAGGGACCTGGAGCTCCCCAGCCAGGAGGTGCCCTCCTTCCAGGGCACCGAGTCTCCAAAACCCTGCAAACTGCCCAAG ATTGTGGATCCCCTGGCCCGAGGACGGGCGTTCCGCCACCCAGACGAGGTGGACCGGCCCCACGCCCCGCACCCACCACTGACCCCCGGGGTCctgtccctcacctccttcaccaGCGTGCGCTCTGGCTATTCCCACCTGCCCCGTCGCAAGAGGATGTCTGTGGCCCACATGAGCTTCCAGGCTGCTGCCGCCTTCCTCAAG GGCCGTTCGGTGCTGGATGCCGCGGGACAGCGGTGCCGGGTGGTCAAACGCAGCTTTGCCTAccccagcttcctggaggaggatgcAGTCGATGGGGTGGAGACATTCGACTCCTCGTTTTTTAGTAAG gaagaAATGAGCTCCATGCCCGATGATGTGTTTGAGTCTCCCCCACTCTCTGCCAGCTACTTCCGGGGGCTCCCACACTCGGCCTCCCCGGTCTCCCCCGACGGGGTGCAGATCCCGCT AAAGGAGTACGGCGGAGCCCCAGCGCCCATGCCCAGGCGCGGAAGGCGCATCGCCTCCAAGGTGAAGCACTTCGCCTTCGACCGGAAGAAGCGGCACTACGGCCTGGGCGTGGTGGGCACCTGGCTGAACCGCAGCTACCGCCGCAGCATCAGCAGCACCGTGCAGCGCCAGCTGGAGGGCTTCGACAGCCACCG ACCCTACTTCACCTACTGGCTGACCTTCGTCCACATCATCATCACATTGCTGGTGATTTGCACATATGGCATCGCACCCGTGGGCTTCGCACAGCATGTTACCACCCAGCTG GTACTCAGGAACAAAGGTGTGTACGAGAGCGTGAAGTACATCCAGCAGGAGAACTTCTGGATTGGCCCCAGCTCG ATTGACTTGATCCACCTGGGAGCCAAGTTCTCGCCCTGCATCCGGAAGGACCAGCAGATTGAGCAGCTGGTGCTGCGGGAGCAAGACCTGGAGCGGGACTCGGGTTGCTGCGTCCAGAACGACCACTCGGGCTGCATTCAAACCCAGCGGAAGGACTGCTCG GAGACTTTGGCAACTTTTGTCAAGTGGCAGGATGATACCGGGCCCCCCATGGACAAGTCCGACCTGGGCCAAAAGCGGACATCGGGGGCCGTGTGCCACCAGGACCCCAG AACCTGTGAGGAGCCAGCCTCCAGCGGTGCCCACATCTGGCCTGATGACATCACCAAGTGGCCA ATCTGCACAGAGCAGGCCAGGAGTAACCGCTCGGGCTTCCTGCACTTGGACTGTGAGATCCGCGGCCGCCCCTGCTGCATCGGCACCAAGGGCAG ctgTGAGATCACCACCCGGGAATACTGTGAGTTCATGCACGGCTATTTCCACGAAGAGGCCACACTCTGTTCCCAG GTGCACTGCCTGGACGAGGTGTGTGGGCTGCTGCCCTTCCTCAACCCCGAGGTCCCAGATCAGTTCTACAGGCTCTGGCTGTCTCTGTTCCTCCACGCTGG CGTGGTGCACTGCTTGGTGTCTGTGGTCTTCCAAATGACCATCCTGCGGGACCTGGAGAAGCTGGCTGGCTGGCACCGCATCTCCATTATCTTCATCCTCAGTGGCATCACTGGCAACCTTGCCAGCACCATCTTCCTCCCGTACCGTGCGGAG gtGGGCCCCGCTGGGTCGCAGTTCGGCCTCCTCGCCTGCCTCTTCGTGGAGCTCTTCCAGagctgggagctgctggagcggccCTGGAAGGCCTTCCTGAACCTGTTGGTCGTGGTGCTCTTCCTGTTTGTGTGCGGCCTCCTACCCTGGATCGACAACATCGCGCACATCGTCGGCTTCCTCAGCGGCCTGCTGCTGGCCTTTGCCTTCCTGCCCTACATCACCTTCGGCACGAGCGACAAGTACCGCAAGCGCGCCCTCATCCTGGTGTCGCTGCTGGTCTTCGCCGGCCTCTTTGCCTCGCTCGTCGTCTGGCTCTACGTCTACCCCATCCACTGGCCCTGGATCGAGTACCTCACCTGCTTCCCCTTCACCAGCCGCTTCTGCGAGAAGTATGAGCTGGACCAGGTGCTGCACTGA